A stretch of the Bacillus sp. FJAT-18017 genome encodes the following:
- a CDS encoding DUF4362 domain-containing protein yields MKRTTVGIIVLTVLFSTAFVFFSNKSNIKGTSVKANEQTDYEQKLQRSVEKGLQEYDVVHQVMPWYYETMVIFNIQTTINGNDAKAKKFAGQIKNKVDDIVLSKKIKTHYKHYFIAIYNANGEDLVTRSKDGSLKKDIKNIGTIQTEKLPQEYTQEQALKNGDILMKNRTKKQKEKIKQFKRSVIDGKPDFIRFTRFTSSGAAVLTEYHFNGQMIYYRYDSSRDKSGVSDILEDYCKELVTDSEMSYITQCYKNHTLEF; encoded by the coding sequence TTGAAAAGAACAACTGTTGGAATTATTGTTTTAACGGTCCTTTTTAGTACAGCTTTTGTATTCTTTAGCAATAAATCTAATATTAAAGGTACATCTGTGAAAGCTAACGAACAAACTGACTATGAACAAAAACTACAAAGAAGCGTTGAAAAAGGGCTTCAGGAATATGATGTTGTTCATCAAGTTATGCCTTGGTATTATGAAACAATGGTTATATTTAATATTCAAACCACAATAAATGGCAACGACGCTAAAGCAAAAAAATTCGCAGGACAAATAAAAAACAAAGTTGATGATATAGTTCTTTCAAAGAAAATAAAAACACATTACAAGCATTACTTTATAGCTATCTACAATGCAAATGGCGAAGACCTCGTTACTCGTTCAAAAGATGGTTCTCTTAAAAAGGATATAAAAAATATCGGTACTATACAGACTGAAAAGTTGCCACAAGAGTATACCCAAGAACAGGCACTTAAAAATGGAGATATATTAATGAAGAATAGAACCAAAAAGCAAAAGGAGAAAATTAAACAGTTTAAGCGGAGTGTCATAGATGGAAAACCAGATTTTATACGATTCACCCGGTTTACTTCCTCTGGTGCTGCTGTATTAACAGAGTACCATTTTAACGGGCAGATGATTTATTATCGGTACGACAGTTCAAGAGATAAATCAGGGGTATCTGACATTTTGGAAGACTATTGCAAAGAACTTGTAACCGATTCAGAAATGTCATATATTACTCAATGTTACAAGAACCATACGCTCGAGTTTTAA